In Dama dama isolate Ldn47 chromosome X, ASM3311817v1, whole genome shotgun sequence, one genomic interval encodes:
- the LOC133052814 gene encoding histone H2A-Bbd type 1 has translation MSRGRRLWNCHRSKRHSRSTRAELQFPVSRVDRLLRERQGAQRLSSATPVFLTAVLEYLTANILDLAGKEAGANHRMRISPEHVQRALINNENLCHLFEPNAFAQPASAPTPRKRK, from the coding sequence ATGTCTCGGGGAAGACGCCTCTGGAACTGCCATCGCAGTAAGAGGCATTCTCGTTCCACCAGGGCCGAGCTGCAGTTCCCCGTGAGCCGCGTGGACCGCCTCCTGCGAGAGCGTCAGGGCGCCCAGCGCCTGAGCTCAGCCACACCGGTGTTCCTGACCGCAGTCCTTGAGTACCTGACGGCCAACATCCTGGACCTGGCGGGGAAGGAGGCCGGCGCCAACCACAGGATGCGCATCAGCCCAGAACACGTGCAGAGGGCGCTGATCAACAATGAGAATCTCTGCCACCTCTTCGAGCCCAACGCCTTCGCTCAGCCCGCATCTGCACCAACCCCTCGCAAGAGGAAGTAG